The following proteins are co-located in the Ruminococcaceae bacterium KH2T8 genome:
- a CDS encoding putative sigma-54 modulation protein, with protein MKITTQGNGIKIGTRLEGKIVDKMSKFDRYFGDEGSFNVRIRPEGSRMVVEVTLKLDGKIYRAEARDEEILTAVDKTVDKLESQIRRQKTKFLKKKKEYPQIVSYLEEDNGADYDYEYEPEDKKITRRKTFELRPMTSEDAILQMEMLGHNFLVYLDAETDSVCVIYKRNDGNYGLLEPEY; from the coding sequence ATGAAGATCACTACACAGGGCAACGGTATCAAGATCGGTACAAGACTTGAGGGCAAGATCGTCGACAAGATGTCAAAGTTTGACAGATATTTCGGTGACGAAGGCAGCTTTAATGTCCGCATAAGACCCGAAGGAAGCCGTATGGTAGTTGAGGTAACACTCAAGCTGGACGGCAAGATCTACAGAGCAGAGGCTCGTGACGAGGAGATCCTTACTGCAGTAGATAAGACAGTAGATAAGCTTGAGTCTCAGATCAGACGTCAGAAGACTAAGTTCCTTAAGAAGAAGAAAGAATATCCTCAGATCGTCAGCTATCTTGAAGAGGATAACGGCGCAGATTATGATTACGAGTACGAGCCGGAAGATAAGAAGATCACAAGAAGAAAGACATTCGAACTTCGCCCCATGACTTCAGAGGATGCCATTCTTCAGATGGAGATGCTCGGACACAACTTCCTCGTATATCTCGATGCAGAGACGGATTCCGTTTGTGTCATCTATAAGAGGAACGACGGTAACTACGGTCTCCTTGAGCCGGAGTATTGA
- a CDS encoding NADH-quinone oxidoreductase subunit G, protein MVSVTIDNKKVSVPEGTTILNAAKSVGINIPTLCYWEGLNEIGACRVCVVEVEGKKRLPAACNTAVEEGMVIRTNSKKVRDARLANVELILSEHYSHCTTCVRSGNCSLQKLANDLNIHEIPYEYHVPHKHSNKAFPLNRDYSRCVKCMRCIQICEKQASNIWDLVNTGSRATVDVNGAYSLEESDCALCGQCITHCPVGALTERDDTTKVIDALTDPDKITVVQIAPSIRTAWGEPFGLSPEEATVERLCSALKIMGFDYVFDTNFTADLTIMEEGSEFLGRLSDKENNKFPMFTSCCPGWVRFVKAHYPEFVDNLSTAKSPQQMFGAVAKSYYADILKVDPSKIFCVSIMPCLAKKHECAIPAMNDACGDPDVDVVLTTREVDRLIKAEQINPGEIEDRALDMPLGIGSGAGNIFGATGGVMEAALRTAYNLVTGKNPDPDAFKAVRGQDGWKESEFEINGITLKVAVVNGLGNADKLLKAIKSGEVSYDFVEVMACPGGCVGGGGQPMHDNKEMAPERAPVLYSQDKKNVLRFSHENPSIKAIYNDYLEKPLSHRSHKLLHTDHHAWKMPNED, encoded by the coding sequence ATGGTAAGTGTAACTATCGATAATAAGAAAGTAAGTGTTCCCGAGGGAACAACTATCCTCAATGCGGCTAAGTCCGTCGGGATCAATATCCCTACCCTCTGCTACTGGGAAGGATTGAACGAGATCGGTGCATGCCGCGTGTGTGTTGTAGAGGTCGAAGGTAAGAAGCGTCTTCCCGCTGCCTGCAATACCGCAGTAGAAGAAGGAATGGTCATCAGGACTAACTCCAAGAAGGTAAGAGATGCAAGACTCGCAAATGTCGAGCTTATCCTTTCCGAGCACTACAGCCACTGTACGACATGTGTAAGATCCGGCAACTGTTCTCTTCAGAAGCTCGCTAACGATCTCAATATCCACGAGATCCCTTACGAGTATCACGTTCCTCACAAACACAGCAATAAGGCTTTCCCTCTTAACAGGGATTACTCCAGATGCGTTAAGTGCATGCGCTGTATCCAGATCTGCGAGAAGCAGGCAAGCAATATCTGGGATCTTGTAAACACTGGTTCAAGAGCTACCGTTGACGTAAACGGCGCATATTCTCTCGAGGAATCCGACTGCGCACTTTGCGGACAGTGCATCACTCACTGCCCGGTCGGCGCTCTAACCGAAAGAGACGATACGACCAAGGTCATCGATGCTCTCACGGATCCTGATAAGATCACCGTAGTACAGATCGCCCCTTCTATCAGAACAGCATGGGGCGAGCCTTTCGGTCTTTCTCCCGAGGAGGCTACAGTCGAAAGACTCTGCTCCGCTTTGAAGATCATGGGCTTTGACTATGTATTCGATACAAACTTCACGGCTGACCTTACGATCATGGAGGAAGGCTCCGAGTTCCTCGGACGTCTCTCTGACAAGGAGAACAACAAGTTCCCTATGTTCACATCCTGCTGCCCCGGTTGGGTAAGATTCGTCAAGGCTCACTACCCTGAGTTCGTTGATAATCTCTCAACAGCAAAGTCACCTCAGCAGATGTTCGGTGCAGTAGCAAAGAGCTACTACGCAGATATCCTCAAGGTAGATCCTTCCAAGATCTTCTGCGTATCCATCATGCCCTGCCTTGCAAAGAAGCATGAGTGTGCTATCCCCGCTATGAACGATGCATGCGGCGATCCTGATGTAGATGTTGTACTTACGACAAGAGAAGTTGACAGACTCATCAAGGCTGAGCAGATCAATCCCGGCGAGATCGAGGACCGTGCACTTGATATGCCTCTCGGTATCGGTTCCGGCGCAGGTAACATCTTCGGTGCTACAGGCGGTGTTATGGAGGCTGCTCTCCGTACGGCTTATAACCTCGTAACAGGCAAGAACCCTGATCCCGATGCATTCAAGGCAGTAAGAGGTCAGGACGGCTGGAAGGAATCCGAGTTTGAGATCAACGGCATCACGTTGAAGGTAGCCGTAGTCAACGGTCTCGGCAATGCCGATAAGCTCCTTAAGGCTATCAAGTCAGGTGAGGTCAGCTATGACTTCGTAGAGGTCATGGCTTGTCCCGGCGGATGTGTCGGCGGAGGCGGACAGCCTATGCACGACAATAAGGAGATGGCTCCCGAGCGTGCTCCCGTCCTTTACAGTCAGGATAAGAAGAACGTTCTCCGTTTCTCACATGAGAACCCTTCTATCAAGGCTATCTACAACGATTACCTTGAAAAGCCCCTGTCTCACAGATCTCATAAGCTTCTCCATACTGATCATCACGCATGGAAGATGCCTAACGAGGACTGA
- a CDS encoding tRNA (guanine-N7-)-methyltransferase — MARGRKKRHIPERMEVCHERWFDAPVLNKGNWRQACGFPEDCQVFLELGCGKGKFCTETALANPDVLYIALERDSSVILAAIEKAHAMNIPNLFFLNADAQLLDNYFAEDEIDRIYINFCDPWSRRNKPKRRLTYRAFLEQYKILLKEHGQIRFKTDNDELYDFSLEEFEFCGFKLSEQTRDLHNSEWDKDNVRTEFEQKFADQGIGIKRVVATL; from the coding sequence ATGGCACGAGGAAGAAAGAAGAGACATATACCCGAGAGGATGGAAGTATGCCACGAGAGATGGTTCGACGCGCCCGTTCTTAATAAAGGCAACTGGAGACAGGCATGCGGATTCCCCGAAGACTGTCAGGTGTTCCTGGAACTCGGATGCGGAAAGGGTAAGTTCTGCACGGAGACTGCTCTTGCGAACCCGGATGTCCTCTATATAGCTCTCGAAAGAGATTCTTCAGTCATCCTGGCTGCTATAGAGAAGGCTCATGCGATGAACATCCCGAACCTTTTCTTCTTAAATGCGGATGCTCAGCTCCTCGATAACTATTTTGCCGAAGATGAGATCGACAGGATCTACATCAATTTCTGTGATCCGTGGTCAAGAAGAAATAAGCCCAAGAGAAGACTCACTTACAGAGCTTTCCTTGAACAGTACAAGATCCTTCTTAAGGAACACGGACAGATCCGCTTCAAGACGGATAACGATGAGCTTTACGATTTCTCCCTAGAGGAATTCGAATTCTGCGGCTTTAAGCTCTCCGAGCAGACGCGTGACCTTCATAACTCCGAGTGGGATAAGGATAACGTAAGAACGGAATTCGAGCAGAAGTTTGCCGATCAGGGCATAGGCATAAAGAGAGTTGTAGCAACTCTTTGA
- a CDS encoding NADPH-dependent glutamate synthase beta chain — MSRLTNVTTTLAQETVEELYKDIERNIQTSQPGLCPVDLAAAFLHLSHARSCGKCTPCRIGLGRLEELINSVLDGTADYSTLDAIEKTAESIFRSADCAIGSEAARMAIKAVKGFRDDFEEHINHGRCKLQNFKSVPCVAECPAHVDIPGYIALIHEGRYDDAVKLIRKDNPFPATCGMICEHPCEEHCRRTLVDDAINIRGLKRYAVEHESEVKAPKKYEATGKKIGIVGGGPAGLTAAYFLSVMGHECTVYEQRDKLGGMLRYGIPSYRLPREILDKEIENIKLAGFKTITNISVGKDITMAELKEKYDAVYISIGAHTDNKIGIDGEDAEGVISAVEMLRGIGDGNMPDFKGQDIVVVGGGNVAMDVARSAIRLGANTVKIAYRRRKVDMTALAEEVEGAVADGCEILELNAPTKIEKTADGKVAALWVQPQIVGEVKWGRPAPVNAEAPEVRLACDKVLVAIGQGIESEHFGEFGIPLNRKKIAATDAGDFSEVDGVFAGGDCVTGPATVIKAIAGGKVAAANIDEYLGFKHEITSGVDLPPVRFDDREPMGRVNMTERSASERTKDFNLMELPMTDQEACQESARCLQCDHFGCGKLKGGREFKW; from the coding sequence ATGAGCAGACTTACAAATGTCACCACAACTCTGGCTCAGGAAACCGTCGAGGAGCTTTACAAGGACATCGAAAGAAACATACAGACCAGCCAGCCCGGTCTTTGTCCCGTAGACCTCGCAGCAGCATTCCTGCACCTGAGTCACGCACGTTCTTGCGGAAAGTGTACACCTTGCCGTATCGGACTCGGCAGACTCGAAGAACTTATCAATTCGGTTCTTGACGGCACAGCCGACTATTCAACTCTCGATGCTATCGAGAAGACGGCCGAAAGTATCTTCCGCTCCGCCGACTGCGCTATCGGATCCGAGGCAGCAAGAATGGCTATCAAGGCAGTAAAGGGCTTCAGAGATGATTTTGAAGAGCACATCAACCATGGAAGATGTAAGCTCCAGAACTTCAAGTCGGTACCCTGTGTGGCTGAGTGTCCCGCTCACGTTGATATTCCCGGCTATATAGCCCTTATCCACGAAGGAAGATACGATGATGCCGTTAAGCTCATCCGTAAGGACAATCCCTTCCCTGCAACATGCGGCATGATCTGCGAGCATCCCTGTGAGGAGCACTGCAGAAGAACACTCGTTGATGACGCCATCAACATCAGAGGTCTTAAGAGATATGCCGTTGAGCACGAGTCTGAAGTCAAGGCTCCCAAGAAGTACGAAGCTACAGGAAAGAAGATCGGTATCGTAGGCGGCGGTCCCGCCGGTCTTACGGCTGCTTATTTCCTTTCCGTCATGGGTCACGAGTGTACCGTTTACGAGCAGAGAGACAAGCTCGGCGGAATGCTCAGATACGGTATCCCGAGCTATCGTCTCCCCAGAGAGATCCTCGATAAGGAGATCGAGAACATCAAGCTCGCAGGATTCAAGACTATTACAAACATCTCCGTGGGCAAGGACATCACTATGGCCGAGCTCAAGGAGAAGTACGACGCAGTATATATCTCCATCGGTGCTCATACCGACAACAAGATCGGTATCGACGGCGAGGACGCTGAAGGCGTTATCTCAGCCGTTGAGATGCTCAGAGGCATCGGTGACGGCAATATGCCTGATTTCAAGGGTCAGGATATCGTAGTCGTAGGCGGCGGTAACGTTGCAATGGACGTTGCAAGATCTGCCATCAGACTCGGTGCCAACACAGTCAAGATCGCTTACAGAAGACGTAAGGTCGACATGACTGCTCTCGCAGAAGAGGTCGAAGGCGCAGTTGCAGACGGCTGTGAGATCTTAGAGCTCAATGCTCCCACAAAGATCGAGAAGACAGCCGACGGCAAGGTCGCAGCCCTTTGGGTACAGCCTCAGATCGTAGGCGAAGTCAAGTGGGGACGTCCCGCTCCCGTTAACGCCGAAGCACCCGAAGTACGCCTTGCTTGCGACAAGGTACTCGTAGCTATCGGACAGGGCATCGAATCCGAGCACTTCGGTGAGTTCGGTATTCCCTTGAACAGAAAGAAGATCGCTGCTACGGATGCAGGCGACTTCTCCGAGGTTGACGGCGTATTCGCAGGCGGTGACTGCGTTACGGGTCCCGCTACAGTTATCAAGGCTATAGCTGGCGGCAAGGTCGCTGCAGCAAACATAGACGAGTATCTCGGCTTCAAGCACGAGATCACGAGCGGCGTAGATCTTCCTCCCGTAAGATTTGACGACAGAGAGCCTATGGGAAGAGTCAATATGACAGAGCGTTCCGCAAGCGAGAGAACAAAGGACTTCAACTTGATGGAACTTCCCATGACAGATCAGGAGGCTTGCCAGGAATCTGCAAGATGCCTTCAGTGCGATCATTTTGGTTGCGGAAAGCTTAAAGGAGGCAGAGAGTTCAAATGGTAA
- a CDS encoding 5-methyltetrahydrofolate--homocysteine methyltransferase codes for MNIRDRIGKEFIVFDGGFGSQLQARGVKTGENSAEINIKDPDLVTAIHKDYLKAGAMCLTTNTFGADRYHVREDGPSLKEMIEAACRNAAKARAEVNKDAYICYDMAPTGKLLKPLGDLDFEEAYDVFAEQVRIAVGTGLVDGFIVETMTDLYEVKAAMLAVKENSDLPLITSVTFQENGKMLTGASPVQAVTTMENLGADMIAVNCSLGPDELMPIIEEMLDVAVKPMLVQPNAGLPKFRDGQTYYDVTPADFSASVGVLIDKGIAGFGGCCGTTPDHIRACVEESQKHEFSYAPKEYKTRVTGTTTCVEIGPRVIRCGERLNPTGKKKMKQALLEGRLYDIVDDGVAQIEEGANVLDVNVGVPGIDEAGTMTELMMMLQEVIDAPLQIDSSDPKVIEKACRLYNGIPLINSVNGKKEVMDAVFPSVAKYGGVVLGLCIDEDGIPPKAEDRFKIAQNIVNEAAKYGIHKSRIIIDSLVLTASAQQKEVIETAKCVGYVTDRLGCGTALGLSNVSFGLPNRPLINRTFLVMAMYAGLKMPIMNPRDRELMGAIDAFEVLNAHDENAEDYIMRHVNDVTPTAATAAAATQSQEGAPKDDGLEGSDLFKAIVKGQKHNATEAVKQMTDVAPLEIVSDHLIPALDKVGKDYDKGKIFLPQLMVSAETAKLVFDEIKSRLDSASTGEKKGPVVIATVEADVHDIGKNIVKVVLQSYGFEVIDLGKDVKAEVICEAVRKYDPIAVGLSALMTTTVVFMEKTIKAIREMGSDVPVMCGGAVLTQEVTDNIGGDYYSKDAMESVRICEKIQEERNARK; via the coding sequence ATGAATATCAGGGACAGAATCGGAAAAGAATTCATAGTTTTTGACGGCGGTTTCGGCTCTCAGCTTCAGGCCAGGGGAGTAAAGACCGGCGAGAACAGTGCCGAGATAAATATTAAGGATCCGGATCTTGTAACTGCTATACATAAGGATTACCTGAAGGCAGGCGCGATGTGCCTGACGACGAATACTTTCGGCGCGGACAGATATCACGTCAGAGAAGACGGACCGTCCCTGAAGGAGATGATCGAAGCCGCGTGCCGCAATGCCGCCAAGGCAAGAGCTGAAGTCAACAAGGACGCATATATCTGTTATGACATGGCCCCTACGGGCAAGCTCTTAAAGCCTTTGGGAGATCTTGATTTCGAAGAAGCATACGATGTTTTTGCAGAGCAGGTAAGGATAGCCGTCGGTACGGGTCTTGTTGACGGATTTATAGTCGAGACCATGACCGATCTTTACGAAGTTAAGGCTGCCATGCTCGCCGTAAAGGAGAATTCCGATCTGCCGCTCATCACATCAGTTACTTTCCAGGAGAACGGAAAGATGCTTACGGGTGCATCTCCCGTGCAGGCAGTCACGACGATGGAGAATCTCGGCGCGGACATGATCGCGGTCAACTGTTCGCTTGGCCCCGATGAACTGATGCCGATAATCGAGGAGATGCTCGATGTAGCCGTAAAGCCCATGCTCGTTCAGCCTAATGCCGGACTTCCGAAGTTTCGTGACGGGCAGACATATTACGATGTAACTCCCGCCGATTTCTCGGCTTCCGTAGGAGTTCTCATTGATAAAGGTATAGCGGGATTCGGAGGTTGCTGCGGAACGACTCCCGACCATATAAGAGCATGTGTCGAAGAGTCGCAAAAACACGAATTCTCATATGCTCCGAAGGAATATAAGACAAGGGTCACGGGTACTACGACCTGCGTGGAGATCGGCCCCAGGGTCATCCGCTGCGGCGAAAGACTTAACCCCACGGGTAAAAAGAAGATGAAGCAGGCTCTCCTCGAGGGCAGGCTCTACGATATAGTCGACGATGGCGTTGCCCAGATCGAGGAAGGCGCCAATGTATTGGACGTCAATGTCGGCGTTCCGGGTATCGACGAAGCGGGTACGATGACAGAGCTCATGATGATGCTCCAGGAAGTCATCGACGCACCTTTGCAGATAGACAGCTCGGATCCCAAGGTCATCGAGAAGGCATGCCGTCTTTATAACGGCATTCCTCTTATTAACTCCGTAAACGGTAAGAAGGAAGTAATGGATGCGGTATTCCCGTCAGTTGCAAAGTACGGCGGTGTCGTATTGGGCCTTTGTATCGACGAGGACGGTATTCCTCCCAAGGCGGAAGACAGATTCAAGATCGCACAGAATATCGTTAACGAAGCCGCAAAGTACGGCATCCACAAGAGCAGGATAATCATCGACAGCCTTGTCCTTACGGCAAGTGCCCAGCAGAAGGAAGTCATCGAGACCGCCAAGTGCGTAGGATATGTAACCGACAGGCTCGGCTGCGGAACCGCGCTCGGACTTTCGAACGTTTCATTCGGTCTTCCGAACCGTCCGCTCATCAACAGGACGTTCCTCGTAATGGCCATGTACGCAGGTCTTAAGATGCCTATCATGAACCCGAGGGACCGCGAGCTCATGGGCGCAATAGATGCTTTCGAGGTCTTAAATGCCCATGACGAGAATGCCGAAGACTACATCATGCGCCACGTAAATGACGTTACACCGACTGCCGCGACAGCAGCTGCAGCGACTCAGTCTCAGGAAGGTGCTCCCAAGGACGACGGCCTTGAAGGAAGTGACCTTTTTAAGGCAATAGTAAAGGGTCAGAAGCATAATGCCACAGAAGCCGTAAAGCAGATGACGGACGTTGCTCCGTTGGAGATCGTATCAGACCACCTGATCCCGGCTCTTGATAAAGTAGGTAAGGATTACGATAAGGGAAAGATATTCCTTCCCCAGCTCATGGTATCCGCGGAGACGGCTAAGCTCGTATTTGACGAGATCAAGTCAAGGCTCGACAGCGCATCGACGGGCGAGAAGAAGGGCCCCGTAGTAATAGCGACCGTTGAGGCGGATGTTCACGACATCGGAAAGAATATCGTAAAGGTGGTGCTCCAGAGCTATGGCTTCGAGGTCATAGATCTCGGTAAGGATGTAAAGGCAGAGGTCATCTGTGAAGCTGTACGAAAGTACGATCCCATCGCCGTAGGTCTTTCTGCTCTCATGACGACTACGGTCGTATTTATGGAGAAGACTATAAAGGCAATCCGCGAGATGGGCTCGGATGTTCCCGTAATGTGCGGCGGCGCGGTCCTTACGCAGGAGGTCACCGATAATATCGGAGGAGATTATTATTCTAAGGACGCTATGGAATCCGTAAGGATCTGCGAGAAGATACAAGAAGAAAGAAACGCGAGGAAATAA
- a CDS encoding glyceraldehyde 3-phosphate dehydrogenase, with protein MAVKVAINGFGRIGRLAFRQMFGAEGYEVVAINDLTKPSMLAHLLKYDTAQGGYAGVFGENKHTVSSDDEANTITVDGKTLQIYKEADANNLPWGDLGVDVVLECTGFYTSKDKAQAHINAGAKKVVISAPAGNDLPTIVYNVNHTTLTKEDKIISAASCTTNCLAPMTKALNDYAAIQSGIMTTVHAYTGDQMILDGPQRKGDLQRARAGAANIVPNSTGAAKAIGLVIPELNGKLIGAAQRVPTTTGSTTILHAVVKGEATVEGINAAMKAAVTESFGYTEEKLVSSDIVGMRFGSLFDANQTMVSKMDDGNSLVQVVSWYDNENSYTSQMVRTIKYFAELG; from the coding sequence ATGGCAGTTAAAGTTGCGATTAACGGTTTCGGTCGTATCGGTCGTCTTGCTTTCAGACAGATGTTCGGCGCTGAGGGTTACGAGGTAGTTGCTATCAACGATCTTACAAAGCCTTCCATGCTCGCTCACCTTCTTAAGTATGACACAGCTCAGGGTGGATACGCTGGTGTATTCGGTGAGAATAAGCACACAGTATCTTCTGACGACGAGGCTAACACAATCACAGTTGACGGCAAGACACTTCAGATCTACAAGGAAGCTGACGCTAACAACCTTCCTTGGGGTGACCTTGGTGTAGACGTTGTACTTGAGTGCACAGGTTTCTACACATCTAAGGATAAGGCACAGGCTCACATCAACGCTGGTGCTAAGAAGGTAGTTATCTCCGCTCCCGCTGGTAACGATCTTCCTACAATCGTTTACAACGTTAACCACACAACACTTACAAAGGAAGACAAGATCATCTCTGCTGCTTCCTGCACAACAAACTGCCTTGCTCCTATGACAAAGGCTCTTAACGATTACGCTGCAATCCAGAGCGGTATCATGACAACAGTTCACGCTTACACAGGCGATCAGATGATCCTTGACGGCCCTCAGAGAAAGGGTGACCTTCAGAGAGCAAGAGCCGGTGCTGCTAACATCGTACCTAACTCCACAGGTGCTGCTAAGGCTATCGGTCTTGTAATCCCCGAGCTCAACGGTAAGCTCATCGGTGCTGCTCAGAGAGTTCCTACAACAACAGGTTCTACAACAATCCTTCACGCTGTAGTTAAGGGTGAGGCTACTGTTGAGGGCATCAACGCTGCTATGAAGGCTGCTGTAACTGAGTCCTTCGGTTACACAGAGGAGAAGCTCGTTTCTTCCGATATCGTTGGTATGAGATTCGGTTCCCTCTTCGATGCTAACCAGACAATGGTTTCCAAGATGGACGACGGTAACTCTCTTGTACAGGTTGTTTCCTGGTACGACAACGAGAATTCTTACACATCTCAGATGGTAAGAACAATCAAGTACTTCGCAGAGCTTGGCTAA
- a CDS encoding single-stranded-DNA-specific exonuclease yields the protein MLLTAKKWKTAVSFEEEDADALIDELLRSRQIDSPEKKKEFILDGGGMWNDPFLFNDMRKAVDIICEVMENKGKILVYGDYDCDGVTATSIMVRYFRSHSANVDYIVPHRAEHGYGLTENILDKVIEHSPDLLITVDCGITNIDTVKRVKEHGIKVIVSDHHNVKEELPEADALICAKIEDTTYPFKELCGAGVALKIIEAMGRDERFKVNGNIWRQALELAGLATIADLVPVTGENRTIIKKAFKSMKDAVNPGVRIMNNLILDPGKKLDETYLSFNFVPRINAAGRLYDSSDALKLFLEDDETAVREAAEALGRQNEERKQIEAAVFAEAVAQIEDPARPEKWLLTNTQGPIVVYGSKWHQGVLGIVAGKLAQHFRRTAIVFTDDSIETANVKGSGRAYGEYDLFATLEDIADKCVTFGGHKKAAGLVVEKKRLSEFMNALEEHSVKSSEKSDNEEADDDDEDVIVIDAQIPFEQVTFETYEKTNMLKPFGIGNKKPVFSTKDLIISEIASMSDGAHIRLELTDGRQDSRKGSLSAVGFNMGQYYDLLKVGDRVNIAYTMNEYTYRGSTLLSLYLEDIEPVFDGSFIWKKADIAEDLYRSGMPLEQIGKLAKSTADQVFIPSKAQYTACYKVLADKCGSGISTADVTLLAKLIEGASDTKITPFQLERCLDVFSEAGIMKLGRHGSLRVCFSFLPSDGKVSLKSSDTYMRLNADG from the coding sequence ATGTTGTTGACTGCGAAGAAGTGGAAGACGGCGGTATCCTTTGAAGAGGAGGATGCTGACGCTCTTATCGACGAACTGTTAAGATCCAGACAGATCGATTCGCCCGAGAAGAAGAAAGAGTTTATCCTTGACGGCGGAGGTATGTGGAACGACCCTTTCCTCTTCAATGATATGAGGAAGGCCGTCGATATCATCTGCGAGGTAATGGAGAACAAGGGCAAGATCCTTGTATACGGAGACTATGATTGCGACGGAGTTACCGCCACATCCATAATGGTCAGATACTTCAGGAGCCATTCGGCCAACGTTGACTATATAGTCCCGCACAGAGCCGAGCACGGCTACGGCCTTACCGAGAATATCCTGGATAAGGTAATAGAGCATTCTCCCGATCTTCTCATCACGGTAGACTGCGGTATCACCAACATAGATACGGTCAAAAGGGTGAAGGAACACGGGATCAAGGTCATTGTATCCGATCACCATAACGTCAAGGAGGAGCTTCCCGAGGCGGATGCCCTTATCTGCGCGAAGATAGAGGATACAACTTATCCTTTCAAGGAATTATGCGGAGCGGGAGTAGCCTTAAAGATCATCGAAGCCATGGGCAGGGATGAGAGATTCAAGGTCAACGGCAACATCTGGCGACAGGCTCTTGAACTTGCAGGGCTTGCCACCATCGCAGACCTGGTACCCGTTACCGGTGAGAACAGGACCATCATCAAGAAGGCATTTAAGAGCATGAAAGATGCCGTGAATCCCGGTGTCAGGATAATGAACAACCTGATACTCGATCCCGGCAAGAAGCTCGATGAGACATATCTTTCGTTTAATTTCGTTCCGAGGATCAATGCAGCGGGAAGACTCTACGATTCTTCCGATGCGCTGAAGCTCTTCCTTGAGGACGATGAGACCGCGGTAAGAGAAGCCGCAGAGGCTTTGGGAAGACAAAATGAGGAGCGTAAGCAGATCGAGGCGGCAGTGTTTGCCGAAGCGGTAGCCCAGATAGAGGATCCCGCAAGGCCCGAGAAGTGGCTTCTTACTAATACGCAGGGTCCTATCGTTGTCTATGGCAGTAAGTGGCATCAGGGTGTTCTCGGTATCGTGGCGGGTAAGCTCGCTCAGCATTTCAGGAGGACGGCGATCGTCTTTACCGATGACTCGATCGAGACGGCTAACGTTAAAGGATCGGGAAGAGCGTATGGCGAATATGATCTTTTTGCCACGCTCGAGGATATAGCGGACAAGTGCGTTACTTTCGGCGGTCATAAGAAGGCTGCGGGGCTCGTAGTCGAGAAGAAGAGGCTCTCCGAATTCATGAATGCCCTCGAAGAGCATTCGGTAAAGAGCAGTGAAAAGTCCGATAACGAAGAGGCGGACGATGATGACGAGGATGTGATCGTTATCGATGCGCAGATCCCTTTCGAGCAGGTCACTTTCGAGACATATGAGAAGACCAATATGCTGAAGCCTTTCGGAATCGGGAATAAAAAGCCCGTATTCTCCACGAAGGATCTCATAATAAGCGAGATAGCTTCGATGAGTGACGGTGCTCACATAAGGCTCGAGCTTACTGACGGCAGACAGGATTCCAGAAAGGGTTCGCTCTCTGCAGTCGGATTTAATATGGGTCAGTATTATGATCTCCTCAAGGTAGGCGACAGGGTCAACATCGCCTATACCATGAATGAATATACTTACAGGGGTTCTACGTTATTGAGCCTCTATCTCGAAGATATCGAGCCCGTATTCGACGGTTCCTTCATATGGAAGAAGGCCGATATAGCCGAGGATCTGTACAGATCCGGAATGCCACTCGAGCAGATCGGCAAGCTCGCGAAGTCTACGGCAGATCAGGTGTTCATTCCGTCAAAGGCGCAGTACACGGCATGTTATAAAGTGCTGGCGGATAAGTGCGGAAGCGGTATTTCGACCGCTGATGTCACTCTTCTGGCGAAGCTCATCGAGGGAGCGTCGGATACCAAGATCACACCGTTCCAGCTCGAAAGATGTCTTGACGTATTCTCGGAGGCGGGTATCATGAAACTTGGAAGACACGGTTCGCTCAGAGTCTGCTTCAGTTTTCTCCCGAGTGACGGAAAGGTCAGCCTTAAGTCTTCCGACACATATATGAGGTTAAATGCAGATGGCTGA
- a CDS encoding SSU ribosomal protein S21P — MSEIRVKENESLDSALRRFKRSCARSGVLAEVRKREHYEKPSVRRKKKSEAARKRKR; from the coding sequence ATGTCGGAAATCAGAGTTAAGGAGAATGAGTCCCTTGACAGTGCGTTGCGCCGTTTTAAGCGTTCCTGCGCAAGATCGGGCGTTCTCGCTGAGGTTCGTAAGAGAGAGCACTATGAGAAGCCCTCTGTTCGCCGTAAGAAGAAGTCTGAGGCAGCTAGAAAGCGCAAGCGCTGA